A stretch of Microbacterium sp. LWH3-1.2 DNA encodes these proteins:
- the pcaG gene encoding protocatechuate 3,4-dioxygenase subunit alpha, with amino-acid sequence MVSTSSTTGVGAKRDLGPKTHEPTGGQTVGPFFAFGLDYDKKHQVVFPHSPGSVVLGGTVFDGAGNPIPDSVIEIWSADETGEIPRAHGAFRRDDHSFTGFGRAATTDVGRYEFWTRNPGPIDGGAPFYSVIVFARGLPDKLVTRIYLPEHEDLLAADALLSSLDEDERATLIATRLPDGNLHHDIHLQGEKETVFLAF; translated from the coding sequence ATGGTTTCGACGAGCTCAACCACTGGAGTGGGCGCCAAGCGCGACCTCGGTCCGAAGACCCACGAGCCCACCGGCGGGCAGACCGTCGGCCCGTTCTTCGCCTTCGGCCTGGACTACGACAAGAAGCACCAGGTCGTCTTCCCGCACAGCCCGGGGTCGGTCGTGCTCGGCGGCACCGTGTTCGACGGCGCCGGCAACCCGATCCCCGACTCGGTGATCGAGATCTGGAGCGCCGACGAGACGGGCGAGATCCCTCGGGCGCACGGCGCATTCCGTCGCGACGACCACTCGTTCACCGGCTTCGGGCGTGCGGCGACCACCGACGTCGGCCGCTACGAGTTCTGGACCCGCAACCCCGGTCCGATCGACGGCGGTGCACCGTTCTACTCGGTCATCGTGTTCGCGCGCGGGCTCCCCGACAAGCTCGTGACCCGCATCTACCTGCCCGAGCACGAGGACCTCCTCGCCGCCGACGCGCTCCTGTCCTCGCTCGACGAGGACGAGCGCGCTACGCTCATCGCGACGCGCCTGCCGGACGGCAACCTGCACCACGACATCCACCTGCAGGGCGAGAAGGAGACCGTGTTCCTTGCCTTCTGA
- a CDS encoding 4-hydroxybenzoate 3-monooxygenase: MSTIRTRVAIIGAGPAGLLLSHLLGIAGIESVVIDQRSRDEIETTIRAGILEQGTVEVLDSSGASSRVRTVGNRHDGIELRFAGHGHRIDFADLVGRGVWLYPQHEALKDLIAVRLDKGQDLRFGVTALRVEDAASDLPRVIATGADGAPLEIEAEFVVGADGSRSVAREAVTGSSTGGYFREYPFAWFGILCEAPPSADELIYSNSPDGFALISQRSATVQRMYFQCDPDADPNALSEEQLWEELQKRVPGTTLKEGQIFQRDVLRFRSFVAHELLHGRVALIGDAAHTVPPTGAKGMNLAVADVLVLERALRALLLENDDRLIAEFPQKALHRIWKAQHFSWWMTSMLHVAPDASDFDRLRQLGELRSVVESEAGRTYLAEAYTGWPLEGLA; encoded by the coding sequence ATGTCCACGATCCGCACCCGCGTCGCCATCATCGGCGCCGGCCCGGCCGGTCTGCTGCTGTCGCACCTCCTGGGGATCGCCGGCATCGAGTCGGTCGTCATCGACCAGCGCTCGCGCGACGAGATCGAGACCACGATCCGCGCCGGCATTCTCGAGCAGGGCACCGTCGAGGTGCTCGACTCGTCCGGAGCCTCGAGCCGCGTGCGCACGGTCGGCAATCGCCATGACGGCATCGAGCTGCGCTTCGCCGGCCACGGTCACCGCATCGACTTCGCCGACCTCGTCGGACGGGGCGTGTGGCTCTACCCGCAGCACGAGGCTCTCAAGGACCTCATCGCCGTGCGCCTCGACAAGGGCCAGGATCTCCGCTTCGGTGTGACCGCCCTGCGTGTCGAGGACGCGGCATCCGATCTGCCTCGCGTGATCGCGACCGGCGCCGACGGCGCGCCCCTCGAGATCGAGGCCGAGTTCGTCGTCGGCGCAGACGGCTCGCGCAGCGTCGCACGCGAGGCGGTGACCGGGTCGTCCACCGGCGGCTACTTCCGCGAGTACCCCTTCGCGTGGTTCGGCATCCTGTGCGAGGCGCCCCCGAGCGCCGACGAGCTCATCTACAGCAACTCCCCCGACGGGTTCGCGCTCATCAGCCAGCGCAGCGCCACGGTGCAGCGAATGTACTTCCAGTGCGACCCGGACGCCGACCCGAACGCCCTCAGCGAGGAGCAGTTGTGGGAGGAGCTGCAGAAGCGCGTTCCGGGCACGACGCTCAAGGAGGGCCAGATCTTCCAGCGCGACGTGCTGCGCTTCCGCAGCTTCGTCGCCCACGAGCTGCTGCACGGCCGTGTCGCGCTCATCGGCGACGCCGCGCACACCGTGCCGCCGACGGGCGCGAAGGGCATGAACCTCGCCGTCGCCGACGTGCTCGTGCTCGAGCGGGCGCTGCGCGCCCTGCTGCTCGAGAACGACGACCGGCTCATCGCGGAGTTCCCCCAGAAGGCGCTGCACCGCATCTGGAAGGCGCAGCACTTCTCGTGGTGGATGACCAGCATGCTCCACGTCGCGCCCGACGCGTCGGACTTCGACCGCCTGCGCCAGCTCGGCGAGTTGCGCTCGGTCGTCGAGTCCGAGGCCGGCCGAACGTACCTCGCGGAGGCGTACACCGGCTGGCCGCTCGAGGGCCTCGCCTGA
- a CDS encoding MaoC family dehydratase — MTTTVDYADVAGLAGTDLGWTEWIEVTQERVNLFADATDDHQWIHVDPERAAEGPFGGAIAHGFLSLSLTVKFWSELFDVTGVTTRVNYGLDKVRFVSPVKVGARVRGGAVIAEVTEIAGGYQFAVDQTIEIEGGGKPAVVARGLYRFYA, encoded by the coding sequence ATGACCACCACCGTCGACTACGCCGACGTCGCAGGCCTCGCCGGCACCGACCTCGGCTGGACCGAGTGGATCGAGGTCACGCAGGAGCGCGTGAACCTCTTCGCCGACGCCACCGACGACCACCAGTGGATCCATGTCGACCCCGAGCGGGCGGCCGAAGGGCCGTTCGGCGGGGCGATCGCGCACGGCTTCCTGTCTCTGTCGCTGACCGTTAAGTTCTGGTCAGAGCTGTTCGACGTCACCGGTGTGACCACGCGAGTCAACTACGGCCTCGACAAGGTGCGCTTCGTGTCGCCGGTCAAGGTCGGCGCGCGCGTGCGCGGCGGCGCGGTGATCGCCGAGGTCACCGAGATCGCCGGCGGCTACCAGTTCGCCGTCGACCAGACCATCGAGATCGAGGGCGGCGGCAAGCCGGCCGTGGTCGCGCGCGGCCTGTACCGGTTCTACGCCTGA
- a CDS encoding IclR family transcriptional regulator has product MAEGEGVLERTLRVLGCFTDDEPAVTATTLAARTGLASSTLHRLLATLVAEGLLTRGPGHTYAIGPRLWELGELSPLSLRLRETALPHMVRLYEATGENVHLAVLDGASPETSTALYVGRLTGRQSIPTLSRMGGRGPLHTTGVGKALLATRDEGWLRQYFQAPLERETVNSIATEAELRADIARTRALGYATTREEMTLGNVSVAAALPRVEGLPPVALGLVVHLARADERRLGPLVVQTAKDLHHDLRAA; this is encoded by the coding sequence ATGGCGGAGGGCGAGGGCGTGCTCGAGCGCACGCTGCGCGTGCTCGGGTGCTTCACCGACGACGAGCCTGCGGTCACCGCGACGACGCTCGCGGCTCGCACGGGACTCGCGTCATCGACACTGCACCGCCTGCTCGCGACGCTCGTCGCGGAGGGTCTGCTCACCCGCGGACCCGGCCACACGTATGCGATCGGCCCGCGGCTGTGGGAGCTCGGCGAGCTCTCGCCGCTGTCGCTGCGCCTGCGCGAGACGGCGCTGCCGCACATGGTGCGGCTGTACGAGGCGACCGGCGAGAACGTGCACCTCGCGGTCCTCGACGGTGCGTCCCCCGAGACCTCGACCGCCCTCTACGTCGGTCGCCTCACCGGCCGCCAGTCCATCCCGACCCTGAGTCGCATGGGCGGTCGCGGCCCCCTGCACACGACCGGCGTGGGCAAGGCGCTGCTCGCGACGCGCGACGAGGGGTGGCTGCGGCAGTACTTCCAGGCGCCGCTCGAGCGCGAGACCGTGAACTCGATCGCGACCGAGGCGGAGCTCCGCGCCGACATCGCGCGCACCCGGGCGCTGGGGTATGCGACGACGCGTGAGGAGATGACCCTCGGCAACGTCTCGGTTGCTGCCGCGCTGCCGCGCGTCGAGGGTCTGCCCCCGGTGGCGCTCGGACTCGTCGTGCACCTCGCGCGCGCGGACGAGCGGCGCCTCGGCCCCCTGGTGGTGCAGACCGCGAAGGACCTCCACCACGACCTCCGCGCTGCGTGA
- a CDS encoding amidohydrolase family protein, translating into MTRYEPAIDLEAITAIDVHVHIEVDHHGHSSLPDDLRDAAARYFSTDAPHPDLDAVAAYYRERKMAAVVFTVDAETNFGHSPLSSAEIAEGAARNNDVLIPFGSVDPLKATAVDDARRLIEDHGVRGFKFHPTVQGFDPSDPAYAPLYETLQDAGVVALFHTGQTGIGAGLPGGRGLLLGLSNPMLLDPVAARFPELQVIMAHPSVPWQDEALSVATHKHNTWIDLSGWSPKYFPESLVRAANSYLKRRVLFGSDFPLLTPDRWMRDAETVGSFKPEVMPGILKDNALRLLGLGG; encoded by the coding sequence GTGACCCGCTACGAACCCGCGATCGACCTCGAGGCGATCACCGCCATCGACGTGCACGTGCACATCGAGGTCGACCACCACGGGCATTCGTCACTGCCCGACGATCTGCGCGACGCGGCAGCGAGGTACTTCAGCACCGACGCACCCCACCCCGACCTCGACGCGGTCGCCGCCTACTACCGCGAACGGAAGATGGCGGCCGTGGTGTTCACGGTCGACGCCGAGACGAACTTCGGGCACTCGCCGCTCTCGAGCGCCGAGATCGCCGAGGGCGCGGCACGCAACAACGACGTGCTCATCCCGTTCGGCTCGGTCGACCCGCTCAAGGCGACCGCCGTCGACGACGCGCGCCGCCTCATCGAGGACCACGGCGTGCGCGGCTTCAAGTTCCACCCGACCGTGCAGGGTTTCGACCCCTCCGACCCGGCGTACGCACCGCTCTACGAGACCCTGCAGGACGCCGGCGTCGTGGCGCTCTTCCACACCGGGCAGACCGGCATCGGCGCGGGCCTGCCGGGCGGACGCGGCCTGCTCCTGGGCCTGTCGAACCCGATGCTGCTCGACCCCGTCGCTGCCCGCTTCCCCGAGCTGCAGGTCATCATGGCCCACCCGTCGGTGCCGTGGCAGGACGAGGCGCTCTCGGTCGCCACCCACAAGCACAACACGTGGATCGACCTGTCGGGCTGGAGCCCGAAGTACTTCCCCGAGTCTCTCGTGCGCGCCGCGAACTCGTACCTCAAGCGCCGCGTGCTCTTCGGCTCGGACTTCCCGCTGCTCACGCCCGACCGCTGGATGCGGGACGCCGAGACCGTCGGCTCGTTCAAGCCCGAGGTGATGCCAGGCATCCTGAAGGACAACGCGCTGCGCCTGCTGGGACTGGGCGGCTGA
- a CDS encoding MFS transporter, whose amino-acid sequence MASSSRTTRPEPSRTASVAMLLAAVCLVAMNMRPAITGLGPLLDQIGADTGMSVSALGLLAAVPLVAWALFSPLAHDLSRRFGQPRVLLWSLLVLLLGTLVRSIPGPVVSLWIGTAIIGIGIAIINVLMPAVVKREFSGHVPAVTAAYTALLAGLGAVSSGVVVPISHIELGGDPAGWRFALLVTGAALLPFAIVAWRWAHRGVARPNDRSTAPRGRTGIWRDRIAWLVAAYMGLQASMFYMFVTWLAPLSMSIGRSEVVAGIDVMVYQLFSLAGCLLLPLALRGGLERWAPALIPSLAIVGVVGLMIAPDGVLVWGSLIGLTGGATLAMSLTLMAQRARDHDTSAALSGMSQSVGYFIAALGPIVFGGLHSLTGDWAASLALVLAVLVALTLVGVFAGRDRYVLERR is encoded by the coding sequence ATGGCCTCATCGTCGCGGACCACGCGACCCGAGCCGTCGCGCACGGCGTCGGTCGCGATGCTCCTCGCGGCCGTGTGCCTGGTCGCGATGAACATGCGGCCGGCGATCACCGGACTCGGACCCCTCCTCGACCAGATCGGCGCCGATACCGGCATGTCGGTCTCGGCGCTGGGTCTGCTCGCGGCGGTGCCCCTCGTCGCGTGGGCGCTCTTCTCGCCGCTCGCGCACGACCTCAGCCGCCGGTTCGGGCAGCCGCGAGTGCTGCTGTGGTCGCTGCTGGTGCTGCTGCTCGGGACCCTGGTGCGCTCGATCCCGGGCCCGGTGGTGAGCCTCTGGATCGGCACGGCGATCATCGGCATCGGGATCGCCATCATCAACGTGCTCATGCCCGCCGTGGTCAAGCGCGAGTTCTCCGGCCACGTGCCCGCCGTGACAGCGGCGTACACCGCGCTGCTCGCCGGCCTCGGCGCCGTCTCGTCGGGCGTGGTCGTGCCGATCTCGCACATCGAGCTCGGCGGCGATCCCGCCGGCTGGCGCTTCGCGCTGCTCGTCACCGGCGCCGCGCTCCTGCCGTTCGCGATCGTCGCGTGGCGGTGGGCGCACCGCGGAGTCGCCCGGCCGAACGACCGGTCGACGGCGCCGCGCGGACGCACCGGCATCTGGCGTGACCGGATCGCCTGGCTCGTCGCCGCCTACATGGGGCTGCAGGCATCGATGTTCTACATGTTCGTGACCTGGCTCGCCCCGCTGTCGATGTCGATCGGGCGCTCCGAGGTCGTCGCCGGCATCGACGTCATGGTGTACCAGCTGTTCTCACTGGCCGGCTGCCTGCTGCTGCCGCTCGCCCTGCGAGGCGGCCTCGAACGGTGGGCGCCCGCGCTCATCCCCTCGCTCGCGATCGTCGGCGTCGTGGGCCTCATGATCGCGCCCGACGGCGTGCTGGTGTGGGGGTCGCTCATCGGGCTCACCGGTGGCGCGACGCTCGCCATGTCGCTCACGCTCATGGCGCAGCGTGCGCGCGACCACGACACGTCCGCGGCCCTGTCGGGCATGTCGCAGTCGGTCGGCTACTTCATCGCGGCGCTGGGACCGATCGTCTTCGGCGGTCTGCACAGCCTCACCGGCGACTGGGCGGCGTCGCTCGCCCTGGTGCTCGCGGTCCTCGTCGCCCTGACGCTGGTCGGCGTGTTCGCCGGCCGCGACCGCTACGTGCTCGAACGTCGATGA
- a CDS encoding MarR family winged helix-turn-helix transcriptional regulator: MPKAADVAVSRGLRASALTDDLSFLLARANAISLAAGNAALSGHGLKARSYSVLVLTSGDARPSQRELAEFLRLDPSQVVSLVDDLQSRGLVERQPDPADRRANVVVATEVGRALVVAAGEAARAAEERVHAALSESERATLATLLRTLAFPSD; this comes from the coding sequence ATGCCGAAAGCCGCTGACGTCGCCGTCTCGCGAGGCCTCCGCGCGTCGGCTCTCACGGACGACCTGAGCTTTCTGCTGGCGCGCGCCAACGCCATCTCGCTGGCCGCGGGCAACGCGGCGCTGTCCGGGCACGGGCTCAAGGCGCGGTCGTACTCTGTGCTGGTGCTGACCTCGGGCGATGCCCGGCCCTCGCAGCGCGAGCTCGCCGAGTTCCTCCGGCTCGACCCGAGCCAGGTCGTGAGCCTCGTCGACGACCTGCAGTCCCGCGGGCTCGTCGAGCGTCAGCCCGACCCGGCCGACCGGCGTGCGAACGTCGTCGTGGCGACGGAAGTCGGACGGGCGCTGGTCGTCGCCGCCGGCGAGGCCGCACGCGCCGCGGAGGAGCGCGTCCACGCCGCCCTGTCGGAATCCGAGCGCGCAACCCTGGCCACCCTGCTGCGAACGCTCGCCTTCCCGTCCGACTGA
- a CDS encoding acyl-CoA dehydrogenase family protein yields MPTLEADATFGFDPYAIAAAHLSPAARAALGRLQQTLERSIRPLLAEAWETATMPPEVLEELIPLDLMQPAGMDAEEAASSVYSGFRNYVLARTDVSVASLYNAQSGLFRTTIALGGSPAQAEKLDPRVRSFELKGVFALTEPEHGSDIAGGLATTARREGDAWVLDGRKKWIGGAAASDVLVVFARDVDDHAVKAFLVATDATGVRLEAIGGKVALRPMQNAVITLDGVRVTEADRLQNVNGWRDVARILRAMRSDVAWIAAGLQAGALDAAVRYVRERHQFERPIGGFQLVQEKLARMLGNAVSSLALVAQLSARQDRGEYPDENSALAKLQTARLARETVALGREVLGGNGILLEHDVARFFADAEAVYSYEGTHEINALIVGRALTGASAFT; encoded by the coding sequence ATGCCCACCCTCGAGGCGGATGCGACGTTCGGGTTCGACCCGTACGCCATCGCGGCTGCGCACCTCAGCCCCGCCGCGCGGGCGGCGCTCGGGCGTCTTCAGCAGACGCTGGAGCGCAGCATCCGTCCCCTGCTCGCCGAGGCGTGGGAGACGGCGACCATGCCGCCCGAGGTCCTCGAGGAGCTCATCCCGCTCGACCTCATGCAGCCGGCGGGGATGGATGCCGAGGAGGCGGCGTCGAGTGTGTACTCGGGATTCCGCAACTACGTGCTGGCCCGCACCGACGTGTCGGTCGCGAGCCTGTACAACGCGCAGTCGGGGCTCTTCCGCACCACGATCGCGCTGGGCGGATCGCCCGCGCAGGCGGAGAAGCTCGACCCGCGCGTGCGGAGCTTCGAGCTGAAGGGCGTCTTCGCGCTCACCGAGCCCGAGCACGGGTCCGACATCGCCGGAGGTCTCGCCACCACTGCGCGCCGCGAGGGCGACGCGTGGGTGCTCGACGGCCGCAAGAAGTGGATCGGCGGGGCCGCGGCATCCGATGTGCTCGTCGTCTTCGCCCGCGACGTCGACGACCACGCGGTCAAGGCGTTCCTCGTGGCCACCGACGCCACGGGCGTGCGACTCGAGGCGATCGGCGGCAAGGTCGCGCTGCGACCCATGCAGAACGCGGTGATCACGCTCGACGGCGTGCGGGTGACCGAGGCGGACCGCCTCCAGAACGTGAACGGCTGGCGCGACGTGGCACGGATCCTGCGCGCGATGCGCTCGGACGTCGCCTGGATCGCCGCCGGCCTGCAGGCCGGCGCGCTCGACGCCGCCGTGCGCTACGTGCGCGAGCGGCACCAGTTCGAGCGGCCCATCGGCGGCTTCCAGCTCGTGCAGGAGAAGCTCGCCCGCATGCTCGGCAACGCCGTCTCCTCCCTCGCGCTCGTGGCGCAGCTGTCCGCCCGGCAGGACCGGGGCGAGTACCCCGACGAGAACTCCGCCCTCGCCAAGCTGCAGACCGCCCGACTCGCGCGCGAGACCGTCGCGCTCGGCCGTGAGGTGCTGGGTGGCAACGGCATCCTGCTCGAGCACGACGTCGCCCGGTTCTTCGCCGACGCCGAAGCCGTGTACTCGTACGAGGGCACCCACGAGATCAACGCCCTCATCGTCGGCCGCGCTCTGACGGGCGCCTCGGCCTTCACCTGA
- a CDS encoding IclR family transcriptional regulator, translating into MANSPSGDSMTDRIVRVLETFSAERSMQSAAEIGRRAGLPSSTAHRIVDELVDAGLLERDEDRRVHLGMRLWELALRGSTALRLRQAALPSMERVQARIREHTQLAVLEQDEALFLERLSHPDAGANITRIAGRLPLHASSSGLVLLAYAPSALRERVLAGPLRALAPETVTDAARLRRLIAEVRRAGVVVAPGSIEAVSTGVAVPIRDAGEVVAALSVVLPRETDPASAIQALRDAAAAIESALRADRR; encoded by the coding sequence ATGGCCAACTCGCCCTCCGGCGACTCGATGACCGACCGCATCGTGCGGGTGCTCGAGACGTTCTCCGCCGAACGTTCCATGCAGTCGGCGGCCGAGATCGGCCGCCGCGCGGGGCTGCCGTCGTCGACCGCGCACCGCATCGTCGACGAGCTCGTCGACGCTGGCCTGCTCGAACGCGACGAGGACCGCCGCGTGCACCTCGGCATGCGGCTCTGGGAGCTGGCGCTGCGCGGCTCGACGGCGCTGCGCCTGCGTCAGGCCGCGCTCCCCTCCATGGAACGGGTGCAGGCGCGCATCCGCGAGCACACCCAGCTCGCCGTGCTCGAGCAGGACGAGGCTCTCTTCCTGGAGCGCCTCTCCCACCCCGACGCCGGCGCCAACATCACCCGCATCGCCGGTCGCCTGCCGCTGCATGCCTCGTCGTCCGGCCTCGTCCTGCTCGCGTATGCCCCATCCGCCCTGCGCGAACGGGTGCTCGCCGGTCCGCTGCGCGCCCTCGCCCCCGAGACGGTGACGGATGCTGCGCGCCTGCGCCGCCTCATCGCCGAGGTTCGCCGCGCCGGCGTGGTGGTGGCGCCCGGCTCCATCGAGGCCGTGTCGACCGGCGTGGCGGTGCCGATCCGCGACGCGGGCGAGGTCGTCGCCGCGCTTTCGGTCGTGCTCCCCCGCGAGACCGACCCGGCGTCCGCGATCCAGGCCCTGCGCGACGCCGCCGCCGCGATCGAGTCCGCACTTCGCGCCGACCGCCGCTGA
- a CDS encoding SDR family NAD(P)-dependent oxidoreductase, giving the protein MPHDAPLDGKVAIVTGSGRGLGLAYAQELARQGAAVVINDVDEATAADAVATIEAEGGRAVAVVAPVGPTETAQQLVRTAVDTFGRLDILVTNAGVLRDTVLWKMSDDDFDTVINVHLRGTFTCAREAATWMRENEVPGRIICIGSPTGQRGNFGQTNYAAAKAGIVGMVRTWALELKRAGITANAVIPVAATAMTATVPYFAAAVEADAAGEPMPAFFRHDLGFGTSDDVAGLIAYLASDAAAAVTGQAIGIGGDRLQLWSHPEAVATAYSDGGWSYDDLAAGFAEAAGPLQSVGEKFPPLPEELQRP; this is encoded by the coding sequence ATGCCTCATGACGCACCGCTCGACGGCAAGGTCGCCATCGTCACAGGCTCGGGTCGGGGCCTCGGCCTCGCCTACGCGCAGGAGCTCGCCCGCCAGGGCGCCGCTGTCGTGATCAACGACGTCGACGAGGCCACCGCCGCCGACGCCGTCGCCACGATCGAGGCCGAAGGCGGCCGCGCCGTCGCCGTGGTCGCACCTGTCGGCCCCACCGAGACCGCGCAGCAGCTGGTGCGCACCGCGGTCGACACGTTCGGGCGGCTCGACATCCTCGTCACCAACGCCGGCGTGCTGCGCGACACCGTGCTGTGGAAGATGAGCGACGACGACTTCGACACCGTCATCAACGTGCACCTGCGCGGCACCTTCACCTGCGCGCGCGAGGCCGCGACCTGGATGCGCGAGAACGAGGTGCCCGGCCGCATCATCTGCATCGGCTCCCCCACCGGGCAGCGCGGCAACTTCGGCCAGACGAACTACGCCGCCGCGAAGGCCGGCATCGTCGGCATGGTGCGCACGTGGGCCCTCGAGCTCAAGCGCGCCGGCATCACCGCCAACGCCGTCATCCCGGTCGCCGCGACCGCCATGACCGCGACTGTGCCGTACTTCGCCGCGGCCGTCGAGGCTGACGCCGCCGGCGAGCCGATGCCCGCGTTCTTCCGCCACGACCTCGGGTTCGGCACGTCGGACGATGTCGCGGGGCTCATCGCGTATCTCGCGTCGGATGCTGCGGCCGCCGTCACCGGGCAGGCGATCGGCATCGGCGGCGACCGGCTGCAGCTGTGGTCGCACCCCGAAGCCGTCGCGACCGCCTACAGCGATGGCGGCTGGTCGTACGACGACCTCGCGGCCGGCTTCGCCGAGGCGGCGGGACCCCTGCAGTCCGTCGGCGAGAAGTTCCCGCCGCTCCCCGAAGAGCTGCAGCGCCCGTGA
- the pcaH gene encoding protocatechuate 3,4-dioxygenase subunit beta has protein sequence MTATQPDSRGEEAFSSSVVLEQTAAAPESLLASPDQLTQNEITQEIVDYHAAAARREAAGEKLGISLHDFPPYRSSLLRHPTKNPKLVDPETIELWSPAFGQRDVAAIESDLTLQHIGEPQGERMTVEGRVLDSWGRPIRNQLVEIWQANAAGRYIHQRDQHPAPLDPNFTGAGRTVTDDDGYYKFTTIKPGAYPWKNHVNAWRPAHIHFSIFGSGFTQRLVTQMYFPGDPLFPLDPIYNTIWRQKDRDRLIGLYDHDLSVPEFSMGYRFDIVVDGPDATWFEPEEGDH, from the coding sequence ATGACCGCGACCCAGCCCGATTCCCGGGGCGAGGAGGCGTTCTCGTCGTCGGTGGTGCTCGAGCAGACCGCGGCGGCGCCCGAGTCGCTGCTGGCCTCGCCCGACCAGCTGACGCAGAACGAGATCACGCAGGAGATCGTCGACTACCACGCCGCGGCCGCGCGGCGCGAGGCCGCCGGCGAGAAGCTCGGCATCAGCCTCCACGACTTCCCGCCGTACCGGTCGAGCCTGCTGCGCCACCCCACCAAGAACCCCAAGCTGGTCGATCCCGAGACGATCGAGCTGTGGTCGCCGGCGTTCGGGCAGCGTGATGTCGCCGCGATCGAGTCCGACCTGACGCTGCAGCACATCGGCGAGCCCCAGGGCGAGCGCATGACCGTCGAAGGCCGCGTGCTCGACTCGTGGGGGCGTCCGATCCGCAACCAGCTCGTCGAGATCTGGCAGGCGAATGCCGCGGGCCGCTACATCCACCAGCGGGATCAGCATCCCGCCCCCCTCGACCCGAACTTCACCGGCGCCGGACGCACCGTCACCGACGACGACGGCTACTACAAGTTCACGACGATCAAGCCTGGAGCGTACCCGTGGAAGAACCACGTCAACGCGTGGCGTCCCGCCCACATCCACTTCTCGATCTTCGGCTCGGGCTTCACGCAGCGCCTCGTGACGCAGATGTACTTTCCGGGCGATCCGCTGTTCCCACTCGACCCGATCTACAACACCATCTGGCGCCAGAAGGACCGCGACCGACTCATCGGCCTGTACGACCACGACCTGTCGGTGCCGGAGTTCTCGATGGGCTACCGCTTCGACATCGTCGTCGACGGCCCCGACGCGACCTGGTTCGAGCCCGAAGAAGGAGATCACTGA